The proteins below are encoded in one region of Nitrosomonas ureae:
- a CDS encoding metal-dependent hydrolase, translated as MDLITQGLLGATMAQSGAKQQETRMATGIGFLAGIAADADILIQSENDPLLNIEFHRHFTHSLFFVPLGALIVALLLWPFLRQRLAFARLYLFTFLGYCLSGVLDAFTSYGTHLLWPLSDERMALSIISVVDPAFTLILLIAGVMAYRKYSHTAARIGLLLAAVYLSFGWMQLQRAETVAESLIAARGQQAEQLLVKPTLANLLLWRSIYEFEGKLYVDAIRVGLFSKPRIYPGESIEKFVLERDLSTLPPASVLAQDVARFSHFSAGLLAIRPEQPNVLVDVRYSNLPMTLAPLWGIEINPEQPDQHAKYMLYRDSSRATREKFITLLRGGHLLD; from the coding sequence ATGGATTTAATCACCCAAGGATTGCTTGGCGCCACGATGGCACAATCGGGTGCCAAGCAACAGGAAACGCGTATGGCAACCGGTATCGGTTTTCTGGCCGGCATTGCTGCGGATGCTGATATTCTGATTCAGTCCGAGAATGATCCGCTGCTAAATATCGAATTTCATCGCCATTTTACCCATTCCCTGTTTTTCGTACCGCTGGGTGCCTTGATTGTAGCGCTCTTGTTATGGCCGTTTTTGCGCCAGCGCTTGGCTTTTGCTCGTTTGTATCTATTCACTTTTCTCGGATATTGTTTAAGTGGTGTGCTGGATGCGTTCACCAGTTACGGCACGCATCTGTTATGGCCATTAAGCGATGAGCGCATGGCGTTGAGCATCATTTCAGTCGTGGACCCGGCTTTCACTCTGATTCTGCTGATCGCCGGAGTGATGGCATACCGGAAATACAGTCATACAGCAGCCCGCATCGGATTGCTACTCGCGGCGGTCTATTTATCGTTCGGCTGGATGCAGTTGCAACGCGCAGAAACTGTTGCTGAATCATTGATTGCGGCAAGGGGGCAACAAGCAGAACAATTGCTGGTAAAGCCAACGCTTGCCAATTTACTGCTATGGCGCTCAATCTACGAGTTTGAAGGCAAATTATACGTCGACGCGATTCGTGTCGGCCTATTTTCCAAGCCGCGCATTTATCCGGGCGAATCCATTGAAAAATTTGTTTTGGAACGTGATTTGAGCACACTGCCGCCGGCTTCGGTACTGGCGCAAGATGTTGCACGTTTCAGTCATTTTTCTGCCGGGCTGCTGGCAATTCGTCCGGAGCAACCTAATGTACTCGTCGATGTACGCTATTCGAATTTACCGATGACGCTGGCACCGCTCTGGGGTATCGAGATCAATCCGGAACAACCGGATCAACACGCAAAATATATGCTTTATCGCGATTCATCCCGTGCCACGCGGGAAAAATTTATCACACTGCTGCGAGGCGGACATTTATTAGATTGA
- a CDS encoding L-lactate permease — translation MNQSLLSFLAFLPLMLAAGLLVGFNWPARRAMPLTFIITVMIALIAWEMPLNRVIASALQGLILTGSILWIIFGAILLLNTLKHSGAITTIRRGFSDISPDRRVQVIIVAWLFGCFIEGASGFGTPAAIIAPLLVALGFPALAAVMAGMMVQSTPVSFGAAGTPIVVGVTGGLDKTSISGQLIAAGSVWEDFYRLITCEVAIIHAIAGILMPLLMCMMLTRFFGRNRSWSEGLAITPFAIFSGLAFVIPYALAGIFLGPEFPSIVGALIGLAIVVPAARAGFLAPKQHWDFPAARDWPAEWIGNVEIQPENLTAKSTVTIMSAWLPYALLAALLMLSRINIEVKAFLSHHLTLNWTDILNEKDISGSIQFLYLSGSIMMFVVLATFFLHRMQFSALKAAATESSRTLLGAGFVLIFTVPMVRILINSGVNLADLPAMPQVMAQWIASSMGGIYPFFAPSVGALGAFIAGSNTVSNLMMAQFQFDTAQLIGVSSALLVSVQAVGAAAGNMIAIHNVVAASAIVGLLGYEGSIIRMTIIPTLYYLITVGIITLIAIHAIGITDPLL, via the coding sequence ATGAACCAATCTTTACTTTCATTTCTAGCGTTCTTGCCGCTCATGTTGGCTGCGGGACTACTGGTTGGATTCAACTGGCCCGCACGGCGCGCCATGCCGCTGACGTTTATCATAACCGTTATGATCGCATTGATTGCCTGGGAAATGCCGCTCAATCGGGTAATCGCATCCGCCTTGCAAGGTTTGATTCTGACAGGGTCTATTTTATGGATCATTTTTGGCGCCATTCTCTTGCTCAATACACTGAAGCATTCCGGTGCCATTACTACGATCCGGCGAGGCTTCTCTGATATCAGTCCCGATCGCCGCGTGCAGGTAATTATCGTTGCCTGGCTGTTCGGCTGTTTTATCGAAGGTGCTTCGGGATTTGGTACACCGGCAGCCATAATTGCGCCTTTGCTGGTTGCTCTGGGTTTTCCGGCGCTGGCAGCAGTCATGGCAGGAATGATGGTGCAATCCACCCCGGTATCATTCGGTGCCGCTGGCACACCGATTGTTGTGGGTGTAACGGGTGGATTGGACAAGACAAGCATCAGCGGGCAATTAATCGCGGCGGGTTCGGTCTGGGAGGATTTTTACCGCCTGATTACATGTGAGGTTGCCATAATCCACGCCATAGCCGGTATATTGATGCCGCTGTTGATGTGCATGATGTTGACGCGTTTTTTTGGACGCAACCGATCATGGTCGGAAGGGCTTGCGATCACACCCTTCGCCATTTTTTCCGGGCTCGCATTCGTCATACCGTATGCACTGGCCGGTATATTCCTGGGGCCGGAATTTCCATCGATTGTCGGCGCGCTGATCGGATTAGCCATTGTCGTGCCTGCGGCTCGAGCCGGATTCCTGGCACCCAAACAGCACTGGGATTTTCCTGCCGCCAGAGATTGGCCCGCAGAATGGATCGGCAACGTCGAAATCCAACCAGAAAACTTAACTGCAAAATCGACAGTTACAATTATGTCGGCTTGGTTGCCCTATGCACTGCTAGCAGCCTTGTTGATGCTATCCCGGATCAATATCGAAGTAAAAGCGTTCTTGAGCCATCATCTGACCTTGAATTGGACGGATATACTGAATGAAAAAGATATTTCCGGAAGTATCCAATTCTTGTATTTGTCCGGAAGCATTATGATGTTCGTGGTCTTGGCGACATTCTTTCTGCATCGCATGCAATTCAGCGCACTCAAAGCTGCGGCCACAGAATCATCGCGTACCTTGCTCGGGGCCGGGTTCGTATTGATTTTCACCGTACCGATGGTGCGTATTCTGATCAATTCCGGCGTCAATCTGGCCGATCTGCCAGCCATGCCGCAAGTGATGGCACAGTGGATTGCCAGCAGCATGGGAGGCATTTATCCGTTCTTTGCCCCATCAGTGGGTGCGCTGGGCGCGTTTATCGCCGGTTCCAACACCGTATCCAATCTGATGATGGCGCAATTTCAGTTCGATACCGCGCAATTAATCGGTGTATCCAGTGCCTTATTGGTTTCCGTACAAGCGGTTGGCGCCGCTGCCGGTAACATGATCGCCATCCACAATGTAGTTGCAGCATCCGCCATAGTCGGCTTGTTAGGATACGAAGGAAGCATCATCCGCATGACCATTATTCCGACATTGTATTATTTGATCACAGTTGGCATCATCACATTGATCGCAATCCACGCCATAGGTATAACTGATCCACTCTTGTGA
- a CDS encoding sulfurtransferase TusA family protein produces MDKIDKELDASGLVCPLPILRTKQSLADMISGQTLRIVATDPGSLIDFQVFSEQTGNELLSMTQNTGEFIFILRKR; encoded by the coding sequence ATGGATAAAATAGACAAAGAACTGGATGCAAGCGGCTTGGTTTGTCCTCTGCCTATTCTACGCACCAAACAATCACTGGCTGACATGATCAGCGGACAAACACTGAGAATCGTTGCCACCGACCCGGGGTCTTTGATTGATTTTCAGGTTTTTTCCGAGCAAACGGGGAATGAATTATTGTCTATGACACAAAACACCGGTGAATTCATCTTTATACTCAGAAAGCGGTAG
- a CDS encoding OprO/OprP family phosphate-selective porin: protein MYVPAAAYAQEDIPGRSQQAITKKSSQNNKTKTGLFFTDSGSGYRWNKGRNEIRLGGFIQADSRTFFEDMSETGNDYFTFRRIRPVLEVRFGKIHSFYFMPNLESSLGILDAFFESNYIKPFNLRVGKFKSPFGLERLQSATALALNERAFPTNLAPNREIGAQVFGDILWDTTEYQIGIFHGNVDNGSGIGDSVINSNSSGIDFVARIFSHPLKHIHTEFLRGLGFGVAYSYGTQYGSTQPGNANLPTFISPGQQIIASYAQGAFADGSRERIGPQLYYHSGPLGIMGEYTISHQNIKIGTASDKVTNDAFQIQLSWVLFNGDASFRRVQPHNPITFENISALGAVQLVTRYSELNLDTKAFAHGLFNLDRSVNKAQDFGVGINWYLNRNVKFQLSYNQTHFNGAIGRIDQPTEKILFSRMQLAF from the coding sequence TTGTATGTTCCTGCCGCAGCTTATGCGCAAGAAGATATCCCAGGCCGGTCACAACAGGCAATCACAAAAAAATCCTCCCAAAATAATAAAACAAAAACAGGATTATTTTTTACAGATTCCGGATCAGGATATCGATGGAATAAAGGCAGAAATGAAATACGCTTAGGAGGATTTATCCAAGCCGATTCACGCACTTTTTTTGAGGATATGAGCGAAACAGGCAATGATTATTTTACTTTCCGCCGCATTCGGCCCGTACTTGAAGTCAGGTTTGGTAAGATTCACAGCTTTTACTTTATGCCTAATCTGGAATCGAGTCTGGGAATTCTGGATGCTTTTTTTGAAAGCAATTACATCAAACCATTCAATCTTCGCGTTGGCAAGTTCAAATCTCCATTTGGACTGGAACGCCTGCAGTCAGCGACCGCATTAGCTTTAAACGAACGAGCCTTCCCCACCAATCTGGCGCCTAATCGCGAAATTGGCGCGCAAGTTTTTGGCGATATCCTCTGGGATACCACCGAATATCAGATTGGTATATTTCACGGTAATGTTGATAACGGTTCAGGCATAGGTGATAGCGTTATTAATTCTAACAGCAGCGGTATCGATTTTGTTGCGCGCATTTTTTCCCACCCGCTGAAACATATTCACACCGAATTTCTCCGGGGATTGGGATTTGGCGTTGCCTATAGTTATGGAACACAGTATGGCAGCACGCAACCCGGTAACGCTAATTTGCCAACCTTTATCTCGCCGGGCCAACAGATAATTGCATCGTACGCACAAGGTGCTTTTGCCGATGGTAGCCGTGAGCGGATTGGTCCCCAGCTTTATTATCATTCGGGCCCGTTAGGAATAATGGGAGAGTATACAATTTCCCATCAGAATATTAAAATTGGAACTGCGAGTGATAAAGTCACAAATGATGCTTTTCAAATTCAATTATCCTGGGTTCTCTTTAATGGCGATGCCTCATTTCGCAGGGTGCAGCCGCATAATCCGATAACGTTTGAAAATATCAGCGCATTGGGTGCCGTACAATTGGTCACACGCTACTCGGAACTCAATCTTGACACCAAAGCATTTGCGCACGGCTTATTTAATTTGGATCGCTCAGTCAACAAGGCTCAGGATTTTGGTGTAGGCATTAATTGGTATCTCAACCGCAATGTTAAATTCCAATTAAGTTACAATCAGACGCATTTCAACGGCGCAATTGGCAGAATCGATCAGCCTACAGAAAAAATCCTATTCTCACGCATGCAGCTCGCGTTTTAA
- a CDS encoding EAL domain-containing protein, whose product MSGEYNAVNKDITQPISTLPDCFDLTNFEQSKILQFQQEILELIVLGNDYKEICEKICLLIEQLLENAVASVMLLDKDKQCMNVFAAPSIPAECIAQLNGLRPGPEAGSCGNAVFRQEAVYIESTIDDPRWQSIRKIAIDFNILSCWSIPVRSKGGECIGSFALSSFEHRLPSAFHRKLLKIGSFIIGIALEQQKINEQLYLSSKVFENSTEAIMIADANKIIISTNKALHIITGFTAEEVIGKPTSIVTSIRHSTKFFQKIWLSVKQSGHWQGEVWNRHKYGREYPAWLNISSVLSKKGSICYYLINFSNITDKKKSDEIIWRQANYDSLTGLPNRNMFYDRLSHDIKNAARTGMLLAVLFIDLDRFKEVNDSFGHSVGDALLVEAAKRLSGCVRETDTVARLGGDEFTIILNGINDQHCAERIIQMILLELTKPFHLNAKLAYVTASIGVTFFPADAGSVEILMKNADQAMYAAKNNGRNCCSYFTSNMRKATETRSRIAYELRHALREQQLFLMYQPIVKLATGSIHKAEALVRWQHPERGTVFPVEFISIAEESNLISEIGDWVFKQAVNQVAAWQANYDTNFQISINKSPKQFISRMSDWVDHLHEQKLDGHSIIVEITENLLLDVHELVVKQLLNFRDAGVQVAIDDFGTGYSSLSYLKKFDIDYLKIDQSFISNLDSRSNDRILCEAVITMAHRLGMKVIAEGVETNSQKQLLIAMGCDYGQGYFFSKPLTTENFETFLQHNAAIN is encoded by the coding sequence ATGAGTGGAGAATATAACGCCGTGAATAAGGATATAACTCAACCGATCTCTACTCTCCCTGATTGCTTTGATCTCACCAATTTTGAGCAAAGCAAGATTCTCCAGTTCCAGCAAGAGATTCTTGAGCTAATAGTCTTAGGCAATGATTATAAAGAGATCTGCGAGAAAATATGCCTGCTGATAGAGCAACTCTTGGAAAATGCGGTTGCATCAGTTATGTTATTAGACAAAGACAAGCAATGCATGAATGTATTTGCAGCCCCCAGTATTCCTGCAGAATGCATCGCACAGCTCAACGGGCTGCGTCCTGGTCCTGAAGCCGGATCTTGCGGCAATGCAGTTTTTCGTCAGGAAGCTGTGTATATAGAAAGTACGATCGATGATCCACGTTGGCAAAGTATCCGAAAAATAGCCATCGATTTTAATATTCTTTCATGCTGGTCCATTCCAGTGCGCAGTAAAGGCGGCGAGTGCATTGGCTCATTTGCGCTCTCCAGTTTTGAGCATCGCTTACCCAGTGCATTTCACCGTAAGCTGTTGAAGATTGGATCATTCATCATTGGGATTGCATTAGAGCAACAAAAAATAAATGAGCAGTTATATCTTTCCAGTAAAGTTTTTGAAAATAGTACAGAGGCAATTATGATTGCCGATGCGAATAAGATCATCATCTCCACTAACAAAGCACTGCATATCATAACCGGCTTTACCGCGGAAGAAGTAATAGGCAAACCCACATCGATCGTGACATCAATTAGGCACAGCACTAAGTTTTTTCAAAAAATCTGGTTGAGCGTTAAACAGTCCGGCCATTGGCAAGGCGAAGTATGGAACAGACACAAGTACGGACGGGAATACCCGGCATGGTTAAATATCAGTTCGGTACTGAGTAAAAAAGGTTCGATCTGTTACTACCTCATTAATTTCTCTAATATCACTGATAAGAAAAAATCGGATGAAATTATATGGCGGCAAGCAAACTATGATTCTTTGACCGGTTTACCCAACCGCAATATGTTTTATGACCGCCTAAGCCATGACATTAAGAATGCGGCTCGTACAGGAATGTTGTTGGCGGTACTGTTTATTGATCTCGATCGCTTCAAGGAAGTCAATGATTCATTCGGTCACAGCGTTGGCGATGCTCTGCTGGTAGAAGCAGCTAAGCGACTTAGTGGCTGCGTTCGTGAAACCGATACGGTTGCGCGCTTAGGTGGCGATGAATTCACTATTATCCTGAACGGAATCAATGATCAGCACTGTGCCGAAAGAATCATTCAAATGATTTTACTGGAATTGACGAAACCATTTCATCTGAATGCAAAGCTAGCCTATGTCACTGCGAGTATTGGAGTGACATTTTTCCCTGCTGATGCGGGTAGCGTGGAAATACTCATGAAAAATGCTGATCAAGCCATGTATGCCGCAAAAAATAATGGACGTAATTGCTGCAGCTATTTCACTTCCAATATGCGCAAGGCAACAGAAACCCGCTCAAGAATCGCCTATGAATTGCGCCACGCATTAAGAGAACAACAACTTTTCCTTATGTATCAGCCCATTGTAAAACTGGCAACCGGCAGCATTCACAAAGCCGAGGCATTAGTACGCTGGCAGCATCCGGAAAGAGGAACGGTCTTTCCGGTAGAATTTATTTCTATCGCGGAAGAATCCAATCTAATTTCTGAAATAGGCGACTGGGTATTCAAACAAGCTGTCAACCAAGTAGCCGCGTGGCAAGCAAATTACGATACCAATTTTCAAATTAGCATCAATAAATCACCCAAACAATTTATCAGTAGAATGAGCGATTGGGTGGATCACTTGCATGAGCAGAAACTAGACGGCCACAGCATTATCGTTGAGATTACTGAAAACTTGCTGCTAGATGTCCATGAATTGGTGGTGAAACAACTATTAAATTTCCGTGATGCCGGCGTGCAAGTGGCAATTGATGATTTTGGTACAGGCTATTCATCGCTTTCTTATTTAAAAAAATTCGATATTGATTATCTCAAGATCGACCAATCATTCATTTCAAATCTGGACAGCAGATCTAACGATAGAATCTTATGCGAGGCGGTGATTACCATGGCACATCGCTTGGGTATGAAAGTCATCGCTGAAGGCGTGGAAACAAATTCGCAGAAACAACTTTTAATTGCCATGGGCTGTGATTACGGACAAGGTTATTTTTTTAGCAAGCCTTTGACTACGGAAAATTTTGAAACATTTCTTCAACACAACGCCGCTATAAATTAG
- a CDS encoding Crp/Fnr family transcriptional regulator, whose translation MSLSIESSDFESIDKFFENNANRLIKAYPSIQEVNVSNKDFLYRQGELCTYVFWIKRGIVKLSYLTVQGGEITIALLKNGDVIGDLKADGQTREETAQALGNVSCYRMAYNDFKALLLQYPVLAWQVLEETYIRKQKIEHKLRIILTQSVEMRLAATLLELAKMFGVQCTHGYALEIHLTQQDVADLIGASRPVVSTVLNDFRSRGMLEYTRDQICVNDAALADHCEAK comes from the coding sequence ATGTCTTTATCAATAGAAAGCAGTGACTTCGAATCAATAGATAAGTTTTTCGAGAACAATGCTAATCGATTAATAAAGGCATATCCTTCAATCCAGGAAGTTAATGTCTCAAACAAGGATTTTCTTTACCGACAGGGAGAGTTGTGTACATATGTTTTTTGGATAAAAAGGGGTATTGTGAAGCTGTCGTATTTAACCGTGCAAGGTGGTGAAATAACCATTGCGCTTCTTAAAAACGGGGATGTAATCGGTGATTTGAAGGCTGATGGGCAAACAAGAGAAGAAACGGCGCAAGCGCTGGGGAACGTTAGCTGTTACCGTATGGCATACAACGATTTCAAGGCATTGTTATTGCAGTATCCGGTGCTGGCATGGCAGGTACTCGAGGAGACTTATATTCGTAAGCAAAAGATCGAACATAAACTGCGGATTATTCTGACGCAATCCGTTGAAATGCGTCTTGCTGCCACGCTGCTGGAATTGGCCAAGATGTTCGGCGTTCAGTGTACACATGGGTATGCGCTGGAAATTCATTTGACGCAGCAAGATGTGGCGGATCTGATCGGGGCTAGCCGCCCGGTAGTAAGCACTGTTCTGAATGATTTCAGAAGTCGCGGCATGCTTGAGTACACGCGTGATCAGATTTGCGTCAATGATGCGGCTTTGGCTGATCACTGCGAAGCAAAGTAA
- a CDS encoding SPW repeat domain-containing protein, producing the protein MKVISPRMHGYLDFLTVILFLLAPAIFGLSDLPTLLAYSLAVIHLIVTLASDFPFGIVKLIPFTVHGWIERIVGPTLIALPFILGFSDDETARNFYMAAGVVIILVGVLTDYQTQVKD; encoded by the coding sequence ATGAAAGTGATCTCGCCGCGTATGCACGGTTATTTGGACTTTTTAACCGTCATTTTGTTTTTACTGGCTCCAGCCATATTCGGTTTAAGCGATCTGCCGACCTTATTGGCATACAGTCTGGCCGTCATTCATCTGATTGTGACATTGGCATCCGATTTTCCTTTTGGCATCGTCAAACTCATTCCGTTTACTGTGCATGGCTGGATTGAGCGTATTGTTGGTCCGACCTTGATCGCTTTACCCTTCATTCTGGGTTTCTCCGACGATGAGACGGCGCGGAATTTTTATATGGCAGCAGGGGTGGTAATTATTCTGGTAGGTGTGCTGACGGATTATCAGACGCAGGTCAAAGACTGA
- a CDS encoding DUF4156 domain-containing protein: MCISKPSCKLINKFLMLLFVIGCVEVYAQAEESKTVTITVGKFAPEGCELLGKVKGSSKDNETEDRTASYTERLIKARVNLTHEAKKLGGDNVHILHSNNSGKYEIPGADKEIIHIGNVYRCY; this comes from the coding sequence ATGTGCATTTCAAAACCATCTTGTAAATTAATCAATAAATTTTTGATGTTACTGTTTGTCATTGGTTGTGTTGAAGTTTATGCACAAGCAGAAGAGAGCAAAACCGTTACCATTACAGTCGGAAAATTCGCTCCTGAAGGCTGCGAATTGCTCGGAAAGGTAAAAGGATCTTCAAAAGATAACGAAACTGAAGACAGAACCGCCTCTTATACTGAGCGGCTGATCAAAGCCAGAGTCAATTTAACCCATGAAGCGAAAAAACTGGGAGGGGATAATGTGCATATTCTCCATTCCAATAACTCCGGCAAATACGAAATTCCCGGCGCTGATAAAGAAATCATACATATCGGAAATGTTTATCGGTGTTATTAA
- a CDS encoding LemA family protein: protein MTLDIIFYIFIAAIAIAFVYGVMLYNSLVDIKHSVSQAWSNIDILLKQRHDELPKLVETCKQYMGFEQETLKQVIAARSQVASAREAGNIGALGAAESSLRMGLGNLFAVAEDYPELKASEKFQHLQVRITGLENSIADRREFYNEAVKINNVRIEQFPDVIIANWFKFKPRDLLEFSDADKQDVNIGRLFG, encoded by the coding sequence ATGACATTGGACATTATTTTCTATATCTTTATCGCAGCAATCGCCATTGCTTTTGTATACGGTGTCATGCTCTATAACAGCTTGGTGGATATTAAGCATTCCGTATCCCAAGCTTGGTCCAATATCGATATTCTTTTGAAGCAGCGTCATGATGAGCTGCCCAAGCTGGTTGAAACCTGCAAGCAATACATGGGGTTTGAGCAGGAAACGCTCAAACAGGTAATTGCCGCGCGTTCACAGGTGGCTAGCGCGCGGGAGGCGGGTAACATCGGTGCATTGGGTGCTGCGGAAAGCAGTTTGCGCATGGGGTTGGGTAATCTGTTTGCCGTTGCGGAGGATTATCCGGAACTGAAAGCCAGCGAGAAGTTTCAACATTTGCAAGTGCGTATCACTGGTCTGGAGAACAGCATCGCAGATCGGCGCGAGTTCTACAATGAGGCGGTCAAGATCAATAATGTGCGGATTGAGCAATTTCCCGATGTCATCATCGCTAACTGGTTTAAATTCAAACCGCGTGATTTGCTGGAATTCAGCGATGCCGACAAACAGGATGTCAATATCGGAAGATTGTTCGGTTAA
- a CDS encoding E3 ubiquitin ligase family protein gives MPTEFAPEEFQFALGASILIALLSFHIFTRNWKRLRIVEDTPTAKLRSAHQGYIELEGKGQLVDDQPIYAPLSNHPCLWYLSQIEQQESFIENGRRQTRWNVVYKTISDHRFKLTDGVASCFVDPSGAEVNGNEKLVWYGNTEWPTRTQVLESQSIVLAMTNGYRYTEWLVLPGQPLYILGQFSTWSATAQKSVRDVMVCLINDWKQDQPALRKRFDSNQDGNIDQEEWEVARQQARHEAQQIHDQLALEPDTNIIAKPGNTTQPFIISVYPQALLARKYRSGAWVALTGCVVSLCVAAWLLHVHG, from the coding sequence ATGCCGACTGAATTTGCACCCGAAGAATTCCAATTTGCATTGGGTGCGTCGATACTGATTGCATTGCTTAGTTTCCATATTTTTACGCGCAACTGGAAACGGTTGCGGATCGTTGAGGATACACCAACCGCCAAGCTGCGTTCCGCCCATCAAGGCTATATCGAATTGGAAGGAAAAGGGCAACTGGTTGATGATCAACCCATCTATGCGCCGCTTTCGAATCATCCATGTCTTTGGTATCTTAGTCAAATTGAGCAGCAGGAATCTTTTATCGAAAATGGCCGTAGACAAACCCGCTGGAATGTTGTGTATAAAACTATCAGCGATCACCGGTTCAAACTTACCGATGGTGTAGCCAGCTGTTTCGTAGATCCCAGCGGGGCGGAAGTCAACGGTAATGAAAAATTGGTATGGTACGGCAATACCGAATGGCCCACTCGGACGCAAGTACTGGAAAGTCAGTCGATCGTTCTTGCCATGACTAACGGTTATCGTTACACAGAGTGGTTGGTATTGCCAGGTCAACCACTGTATATACTGGGGCAATTCAGTACTTGGTCCGCCACGGCGCAAAAATCAGTACGGGACGTAATGGTGTGCTTGATCAACGATTGGAAACAAGATCAACCGGCGCTGCGAAAGCGATTCGATAGTAATCAGGACGGCAATATTGATCAGGAGGAATGGGAAGTGGCGCGCCAGCAAGCACGGCACGAAGCGCAACAAATCCATGATCAGCTGGCTTTGGAGCCGGATACGAACATTATTGCAAAGCCGGGAAACACGACGCAGCCTTTTATTATATCGGTATACCCTCAGGCACTATTGGCGCGGAAATATCGCAGTGGTGCCTGGGTCGCGTTGACCGGGTGCGTGGTATCACTGTGCGTTGCCGCATGGCTGTTGCACGTGCATGGATGA